From a single Aquarana catesbeiana isolate 2022-GZ linkage group LG09, ASM4218655v1, whole genome shotgun sequence genomic region:
- the FBXO46 gene encoding F-box only protein 46 codes for MDPRVPSPVHLWSPRPFGTFSANCPSSPKGASSDDGMSANSAEERLGPHDTPECARSGDDRVLLDTWYVIKPGNTKEKVAFFVAYQCAGSGTAQRPGGPKVKGRWTAGGSSRAKRRRHALDPEAPPSVAEMVARAESRDMEASPPRPPLVLVTSSEDGEESRCRSVAEAVAQYEAEHAEREVRIAFRVAERPGDPITCDLYQLLSPEPHRVCVLLEKMESQQGEEEEEAQGAVSDSGFHVDLVLTGAVDRCVFYGGEAGETEPLPGELFFPHLSSVPPPPPPPPPPAPPLCRLYRHVSHDFLEIRFQVQRLLQPRLYLPSLPDHVLLAIFTYLTTQSLAAMKCTCRRFRALIEDYGVRPCDSRWSQDPLYRDDPCKQCKRIYKRGDVSMCRWHPKPYHHDLPYGRSYWMCCRRADRAASGCQLGLHDNNWVLPGEGTRGKGRGHGEGDEGR; via the coding sequence ATGGATCCTCGGGTTCCCTCCCCCGTCCACCTCTGGAGCCCGCGGCCCTTTGGCACATTTTCTGCAAACTGCCCCTCCAGCCCAAAGGGGGCGTCCAGCGATGACGGCATGTCGGCGAATTCAGCCGAGGAAAGACTGGGGCCCCACGACACCCCGGAGTGTGCGCGGAGTGGAGACGACCGCGTCTTGCTGGACACCTGGTACGTCATCAAACCCGGGAACACCaaggagaaggtggccttctttgTGGCCTACCAGTGTGCCGGCAGTGGCACCGCGCAGCGTCCCGGGGGCCCAAAGGTGAAGGGAAGGTGGACCGCCGGCGGCAGCTCCAGGGCGAAGAGGCGACGGCACGCTCTGGACCCGGAAGCTCCACCCTCTGTGGCGGAAATGGTGGCACGGGCGGAAAGCCGTGACATGGAAGCTTCTCCCCCAAGACCTCCGCTGGTCCTGGTGACCTCCTCAGAAGACGGTGAAGAGAGCCGTTGTCGCAGCGTGGCGGAAGCCGTGGCGCAGTACGAAGCGGAGCACGCGGAGCGCGAGGTGCGCATCGCCTTTCGGGTGGCGGAGAGGCCCGGAGATCCCATCACATGTGACTTGTATCAGTTGCTGAGCCCGGAGCCGCACCGCGTCTGCGTCCTGCTGGAGAAGATGGAGTCCcagcaaggggaggaggaggaggaagcccagGGGGCCGTCTCCGATTCCGGCTTCCACGTGGACTTGGTGCTCACCGGCGCGGTGGACCGCTGCGTGTTTTATGGAGGAGAAGCCGGGGAGACGGAACCACTTCCAGGAGAACTCTTCTTCCCCCACCTGTCTTCTGTTCCACCgccgcctccccctcccccgccaccggctcctcccctctgccgCCTCTACCGCCACGTCTCCCATGACTTTCTGGAGATCCGTTTCCAGGTCCAGCGCCTTCTCCAGCCGCGGCTTTACCTCCCGTCCTTGCCTGACCACGTTCTCCTGGCCATCTTCACCTACTTGACCACGCAGTCCTTGGCCGCCATGAAATGTACGTGCCGGCGCTTCCGGGCGCTAATAGAGGACTATGGGGTGCGGCCGTGCGACTCGCGCTGGAGTCAGGATCCCCTCTACCGCGACGATCCCTGCAAACAGTGCAAACGGATTTACAAGCGTGGAGACGTGTCCATGTGCCGGTGGCACCCCAAGCCTTACCACCACGACCTGCCCTACGGGCGCTCCTACTGGATGTGCTGCCGCCGGGCAGACAGAGCCGCGTCCGGATGTCAGCTGGGACTGCACGATAATAACTGGGTGCTGCCGGGGGAGGGGACACGGGGGAAGGGCCGAGGGCATGGGGAGGGCGATGAAGGGAGGTGA